The genomic stretch TTCCTGCTCCCCTCCCCACCTTGACACACACTTTTGCTTTCAACAAGCTGCCTATCTTGAGATCAGGTGACTAGTTGTTTGAGCCATGAAATAAAAATTCTCTCTCCCACCCCACCCTCTCGATGAAGAGGTAGCACTAAAAAACCCTGCACCTAATAAGCCTTGCATGCTACACCTCCTACAACCTtttaatttacatgtaaatttgAACCTCCAGTAAGTCACCACTAAAAGTGTCAAAAATGGTAGTTGATTATAAGAGGTTGTTTACTACTAGAGGCTACAGTCCTAATGGATCATAatgctttgactgggaaaactGGAAAATGGTAGGGATCAAACCAGCAGGAGTCTATTTTGAGGAGGTGTTCTTTTAGCGGCCTGCCAGTAAGAGGGAATTGACTGTAGATCATTATAATTTATGGATTGAACTATTTCCTTGTTGACAGGGCAACAACATCTGGGCATGTAGATCAAACCCAGGACTATAATCAAACTAATGATGACAACTGTACGTTGTGGTCTTTTGATGATTGTTCACTATTATCCCTTTCATCTAAACAACCCTCTGTGAAGTCACCAGATCAGGATTTTATGTTTCCAACCATAAGAAAGGAAAAGGTGTTTAAAGACTGCTTACCAGAATGTAAAGAAGTACTGGGGCCAGTTTCAGATGTACCTGGACACCCTGTGACTGTGGTATTTGGTGGACTCTTTGGTATTGGTATTGCTGTGGATAGACCCATGTTAAAGGTGAAAGGAGTAACCATGCTGTATCGACGCTTCAGAGCTGAGCAGCTAAGCAATGATGGCAATGATGCAGCAACTCTTCACACCTTGCAGCTTCTACCAACGTATACACAAGGTGAGTTTTGTCTTTTTGTACTTTGGCAGGGCTTTCAATGGAGGTCAACTCTCCAAAGAAAATCCCTCaccatttttctcttttgtacaCTTATGCTACTTCTTTGAAACTTCTAAGAGAGTAAGATGTCATTGTCTGGGTTAGTGTAGACCTGAGCGGGACTGTTGATGACAGTGAGTTAacattttgacaacctgtgcaggTGTTATGTCAGtggtattaaactctgaatGAGCAGAGTCAAATACCATCTGCTGACAAATCAGAAGTGGCTTTGAGTGACAATGACTGACTTTTGCACAGGTTGTCCCAATATCAGTCAGTGTCATCAACAGTCCTATCAACTCCTTATGACATGATTCCCCCCGGGGGGaaggggtactcccttatataagccaatGGACATGTGCCAGTttaaagggtagggtttttgcacCCTTTTGGTCTGATAACGAGCATAGACTTTGCCCCTTTTGTTCTggaattgggtatggttttcgagggaactgcACCTACACCTATCCTGTAGTCATGGTGACCATTGGGGCGCCATGGACATAACAACCCTTTCCCtccatttgattttgttttcagcttCTCTTAGGGCATTGCAAAACTTCAACCCTGTCCACTCAGAGACATTATTCTCCCAATGCCTCCTTTGTTGGCCCCTTCTTCTCCCTCCTTGCACTGTTCCTTGAACTATGACAGAACTACAAGAGTGTATGTATCATCATGATACCgtttaaatttcaaatgaataagaaagaaagagaaatatgcaaattcaaAATTGGTTTCAAGAAATCTATTTTGTTGGCATTTTAATTTACATGTATTACTAAGTAATGACAACAATTTCTTAGAGCCCAGGTCCGAAATTTGTATGGAggttagaggccaggtctgaaaacaggtgtgaaaaatgacatttttgggaCTGAAATAGGGTCATGATTTGGAGAACCAggtggcacacccccaccaagaattcccaggagtactaGTACTACTTACTACATTTTTtatatgttatttaaaaatctGCAATTCAGTACGATACAGCTGTATGTGTTTGATGATGCACCTTGACAAAATGCATGAGACTCTTAGAATGGCGAAGCTAAAGTttgtattttaatattatttttcaggGGTTCCTCATATAAAGGAAATGCAGAAATCTCCACTGGTATCAAAAAGTCCTTCAGATCCCACACTGTGTGGGATGTGTTGCCTCATCTCAGGACCTAAAGAAGGATTTCTGTATGATGTTTTTGGCTCCTGTAAGCTGCTCTCTTATTACAAGTATACATGCGATACAATCAGTGTGTCAACGTGCAGTGGTCTGCTACATGCAATAACCCGACAGGGAATTGAGACGTACACTGTGAGGATGTATGCTGCGGCTTCTGATTGGGTTAGAGGAAATGTAGTTGTTGACGTTAAACTTGATCAACGGCACAGCTCTGTAGAGCAGTTGGAAGTCACAGTTAACATGATGAAAAGGATTGAAGAAAACTGTCAAGACTTGCGAGGTAAAAGTGATGTGGAGTTTTTAGTGGGTAGCTGTGATGAGACTACATTAAACACCAGCTCTGTTGCTGTTTTCCCAAAAAGTGTTGAATCAACAAGAGTGGTGTGTAAGACAAATGGACATGTAGACCAAGAGGAACCTCAGAATACTGCTGCCATCAGCGTAACTGATCTATCCTCTTCAGCAAGTGACTCAAACACCAGCTCTGTTGCAGTCTCCTCCAAAATTGTTGAACCAACAAgatgtgtagtttgcaaaacaAATGGACATATTGACCAAGAGGAAGAACAAAATACTGCCGCAGACATTTTAAATAATGATCTACCCTTATCAGCGAGTGACTCAAACATCAGCTCTGTTGCCATCTCCTCCAAAAGGGTTGAAGAAACAAGTGTAGTTTGCAAGACAAATGGACATGTTGAGCAAGAGGAACCTCAAAGTACTGCCACAAACATTGTAACTGATGATCTACCCTCATCAGCAAGTCACTCAAACGCCAGCTCTGTCGCTGTCTTCCCGAAAAGTGTTGAACCAACAAGTCTATCATGCAAGACAGGTGAACGTGTTGAGCtagaggaaaatgaaaaaactgcCACAAGCACTGTTAATGATGATCTACCCTTATCAGAAAGTGACTCTAATGTTTCAGACTTTGAGTCTGTAGATTCAACTTCTTGTAACAACTCAAAACCACCTGGAACAGAAATTTCTAGAGAGATGTTGCCAAGCAATAGTGAATGTGAACCATCGCCTTCAGATGTCACACTTACTGTTGACAACTCAGGAAGAACGCTTGTTAGATTCACTTCAAGAAGCAGGACCCCATCGCCTGCTTTAGCAATGAAAGAGGGTCAAAATGACAGTGAAAGTAGTACAGAGAATGAGACAGTTCAGAGCACAAGAACATTTGCTTCAGCGAGCTTGGGTCTCAGCGGTAGTTCTGGTACTAAACTGAGTGAAACAGCTTATTTTGCTGCTATAAATAAACTTACCAATGATAGTGGATGGACTTTGCCAGTTTTTGATCTAGAGAGTTTGCGAAAGGTAGGTTAATATGTAGTGTTTGGATACAGGGCTGCACTCTAGCAGTCTCCAGGGCCCCTGGTACTttacttttgctcttgggtgactaggaaatcttaagctttttttatagaaaaatgctatgctgggcaccctggatttcataTGTTCAGAGCAgggggctcccttcaattttcctctAGGTTTTGTGAATTGACAATTTGACCCCATGATCTTGGTGCATTTGTGATGAGACTCATAGTATCTTTCTTGTGACCATATTTCTGCCTCTGAGCCTTTTACGTTTGCTATCAATGTCTAAGATTTTTAAACAAAGGTCTTGATGTCTTGGCAAGTCTCTTATTTTACCATTTTCTCTTCATCATTGCTGCATGGTCCATCTGTTCATGTTAATAGTATTGTCAAGGATTGGTTTGAGTTCACACATTCAATTTTTACAATCCACACTGAAATAAGGACTAGAATTACCTGTATTTTAATCGAGGTGAACAGAGGGAGAACAACTTTTGTTCTGAACTTTCAGAAGGGTCTTTATGAGGGTTTTGCAGGGGGATTCTTCTGATTAAGCTCGtctgttttataattttttctaCAGCGATGCCCTCCATCATCTCTTGACATCTGTTTGATTGGCATGTACCCATTTGCTGGATCTCAGTATGTGTTGGCTACTGGAGAACGTGTTGTGCTGTTGACAAGAGCTTCACACGATGCCTTGCAAAGAAGCAAAAGGTGATAAGTggtaaaacatgtttttttagGACAATAAGGTTCTACAAGagcttgaattccagcttgtcctttgggcaagcagctctctcATTTTGCTTGCTCggggccacttcttgcttgtcTAAGCTAGTTACTGAGAACTTGCCGGGACCCTTGCTCATTGGGTTTCAAGTAAGCtgtaaaagttacttgcccagcaagaaaatccacTTGTCCCAGTGCCTTGACGGGATGTATTTTTTGAGCCCTGGAcaagttaattcaaaaaataGGAGACATGGTGCAGAGGATTTCATATAAAATAGCATGAAGAATACAACCCTGTTAGTATAAGAGCTCAAGATGTTaaagcctgcaagcaagctctgcATCTGGGGAAGTTGTGAGAAGTCATGCTTGAGTGGCACAGAAAAgggcaggaaaagaaaaggaatagTTTGCCCTCATGTGTTCTCTTGTGGCTCTGTTCTTTCACCAGAAATAAAGCGTTTGCTCACAGACTGAAAATGTTAACACTTTTTGCCTTACTCTCCTGTTTCTtgaattttcaagttttagaaATAGACCACCAAAGCCTCAACAGGAACAAGGAGACAGCAGTAAACCAGACTGGACAGTATATGTTTTGCAGAACATGGAATCAACCCAACTTTACAAAGCTGTGGTATGTGGTGTGCTTGAAGATGTTTCGATGTTTTGTCCACATTACATGTGGAAACAAATGACTTGCCCCTTGTGAGGTtatccggattctggaatcagggaaatttttgcttgtggaatacGAAATTTTGGGCTTTCAAATCTGTAATCTACATTAACTCGAGGAATCTGGAGTCCTGCATTAGAAGGAATCTGGAATGTAGTACCTAGATTCTGGAATCCACAGTGTAGGACTGCCTTAGATTACCTTGTATGGGGTgaaatgatgttgatgataCTTTTCACATTTTACAGATGCCATTAGCAAGTCGATGTCAGAAGCACAATGCACAGGCATACCAACATCTTGTTTGTGAGCAGCACATGTTTCTAAGAAACCTTTGTTTGGCTAGTGTGACGGGCCAAGAGgacaaaaagacaaagaaagtgCAGAAATTGCTCTGTGAGTCTGCTGCAAATCTGGCCGATTTATATGCAAGGTAAGTGTAAATGTTATACTGtagttcaaaattaaattcaggttaaaatgttttaaccctggttgattttcaatttcctttgtctctgaACCCCAACTATTGATAAATTAGAGCTAGGAGTACCcatgggtgccagagacttttcatgcatGGTGTCTGGTTTTGGTCAAGTCTGTGTAGTGACCAGTGCTAAAGCATTTCGCCTGGCCTCGACACTCATTGCTTCATCCTTTGACCAAAGATCTGTCAGCAGAATCCAGCCGCACTAGAGAAAGAAACCTCTGGTACACAGGTTAGGCTAGGAGAcgaagaaaattgagaatcaaccaaaGGTAAAAATTTAATTCTTACCTAAAACTTAAACATTAAATCCACCCATAGCTAATCTTGCTACAGCTGTATACATGTATGAAGCATTAGACAGTCTTTTAGAAATGGATAACATTTGGCAGTGTGTGTCAGTCCCAACATGACATGCACCTTTAATGCCcgaaagtttttgtttttgttttcaggatACCCAGTGTCTACCAAGATAGTGCAGATTACTTCAACATGACTGGCCTCTCGCTGCGAGACATTGTCAACAGGGCGTACCATAAGTCTGGCCAGACGACTGTGGCTGAGGGTTTAATCCACTTCCTGGATGAAAAACTGCTGGGGTTCGATGAACCTGTTCCTGTATCTGAGGTAAGATGCCGAGTTTTACATGTATCTGAGGTTTACGAATGATGTTGCTATAAAGCAAAAGATTTGACATGCAGACGTAATGAAATTTCGGCGGCACTGCAGAACTTTAAAGAAGAGGAGTagttacgtcacgttgtcatggtagcaaaatttctggatcacagatcccagatccagaaattttgctaccatggtaacgtgacgtcacacttctcctcttgGTGACCCTCTAGTACTGGGTGCCCAGAAAAGGGCTAATTGGTCTTGCGTAATATTTTTTAGGAGCAACAAAGTTATGGGTTACAGCTGTTTAAAGAAATCTCTTAGActtctttcattcttttttcaGAATACAGCCAAGAAAATCTTCAAGTTGTATTCAAAAGGGAAACCTGAACGTGTTGCAGAGATAATTCTAGTGTCATCTCTTAGTGGCTTTTCCTCAGGTATGGTTCGATAAGTCCAGCTATACGAACGCAGACCTATTTCCGGTCGTCACTTCTCGAAGACCGGAAATACGTCCAGGCCAGATCTGTCCAGCTCGGAACTAAAGAACGCTTTTCAATTTCTAACTTTTGATAGCATTTCAATGATTCTTCTCTGTTGTTAACGTTTTGTTTCTGTTAAGACACCGCATTATCTGCGCTGGAAGATCTGAAGAAGGCGAAATTCGCTGATGGAGGTGTGTACAGGTTAGTGAATGTTGTTTAGTTGGTTATTTGTCTATTTATGTGTTCCATTTCTTTGGAAACAGATTTTGATTTGAGCTATTTTGTTTTAGCCTTTCTCCACTGGATAACCTTGTGCGAGCAGTTTTATATCTTCATCAATGTGAACCTGATCACGCGCAGGCAGCCCTGTTTTCCATCCCTAAGGTACCTGTAATATTTTgctctaatttcttttttttaacagatcCAAGTACAGTCAAAGTTCTCGTGAGCAGTTCATTAAAATGGTTCAGCTGTAGCATTTAGCTTGTCACCAGGTGCTTTCGTGGGAAAAAGAGCGAACAACGGAGCGAGCGCGATGAAAGAGGCGAATCGAGCGGGGGATTGAGGACGCGGCTGTGGCGAAAATCATGCGACATTTTTCTGGCGTTTGGctgttaaaaaagtttttttcgcgTTGGTTTGACACTTTCCCTTAAAAAACCTGTATTTAACTACCCGTGTGTGATTATGTAAGATTTTGCCGTCTAGTTCTTGGGGCTCTACAAAACTGCTTGCAGTTAATAAGTCATGACATTTTTTTCATGCAGAAAAAGCTTGTGGAAGTCCTGACTACACATTATTACCTGTTACACGAGGATGGAACTCATTTTACACCGCTGGCACAGGTGTGTAGTATTATTTCAATCATCATGTGTCCGCTTTAAAGTATTGGGAACGTCAAATGATGGTTAATTTTTAACATGAGCTGGAGTGTGACTATTGCCTTAAATCTTGTGTTCCTGGCCATGACTAGCGAGAAAAGACAAAGGGAAACTTGGAGGGATTTGTCGCTGCGGTAATTAGGGACTTTTTAACAGGTAGCAAAAAAACTACGAAAATCCAAAAATGACGGTCATTGGTGACCAACCCAAGCAACACAAAAACGGCCAAAAAGATTACAAACGAccaaaaaaaatgaccaaaagaCGAACAAAACGACCAGAACGACAATAATACAAAACTATcaaaaggagcaaacaaagatcACAATTAACGAAACTGACAAAAATGAGCACAACGACCATTGAAAGAGCCTTCAGAGTCGTTGCACTTGACGCGCGGGAAAACCCTCCCCTTTTTTCCACAACCCTCTTCTCATATCAGTAATTTCTTCAACCGCAAAGGGTAATAatcgtttttgttgtttattaaacGTTGTTGCTTTTTTCAGCTTTTAAGAAAGCATCAACCGGCGGTTTTCTTGCAAGGTCTTCTTCAGCTTCATGACAAATACATCCTGTCGCTGGACACTCTTCTAACCTTGCTAGGGGTAAGATCAAAACTTTGATGCAAACTAACCCTTAAActgcaaatctttttttttttaatctggaAAAATAATACCATGTGAAATAACTTGATGCACAGATTTCGTCTGAATGGTTAAAGTATGGCATACTTTAAGGCTTTACTCTACCGATTAATAAGACAGATCCACTTTGCCAAACATTTTTAGCGGAAGGTCCTGCTTAGCACATAAGTATTTCATCAATAGACCTAAAAGTTTGTATTACAGTAAAAATTCTAACCTGCATAATTGCTTTGAGATTAAAGTTTTTCATCCAAAAATGCCTTTGGTGTGTTTCCCAGTCGAGGCACAAAAATGTATTCCGCGACCTGCTCAGCCTGAAGTCCAAAAACGCGCGAAATATAAAAACCGGAAGCCAATTCCCACTTGCACAGAGGGCAATTTTTGGAAATTCAGTATGGAAGGAAAAAGAGTAACGACCCTTTCACGGTTTTTTCGACTTTTAACATGGATAATTTAGGGAAAATTCGTCAACTCTGCTAGAAAGAGCGCCtttaaatgagaaaatttgccaagtttgaaagtgactAGTTAAAAACAGACGTTTGTTTGGTGGGGGGCACGAACTTGCCGCCTACCGTATTGTCTGTAAATTTTCGAAACTTTGAAGAGTTATATCTTCGCTCACTTAaaacgtatcactttcaaacttagcaattttactaatttcaAGGCGCTCTTTCCATTGGTGTCggcggattttccctaactggttcatgtcaaaagttgaaaaaagccGTGAAAGGGTCTATTGAGCTATGGGAGAGACGATTAATTACTCCAATGCCTCGGttgaatttatttattgtaAAGAAATTAGCGTATCTTGCTGCAGTTTGGCTATAAAACTGATCTGTGTGTTGGTCATCTATTGAGCTATCGGGGAGAAGATTAATTACTCCAATGCCTCGGATGAATTTATTCACTTGTAAAGAAAAGCGTATCTTGCCGCAGGTTGGTTGTAAAACTGATCTATGTGTTGATCATCTATGAAGTGCGACCagtcttattttatttatgctCTTACCTTCCAGGCTAGTAGACCAGATGCTCATCAGAATGAACTTGCCATTGGATTTATGGAAGCTGTGCTTAATGGTTTGTGTGTAATTAAAAGAACGTATAAATTATCATCCATTTACACTGTTTAGAGGAAAGGATTGTTTCACCCAACTGAGTTTGGTTGTTCATAGAAATAAACGtatttgagttttttttacgttattttttgtttcagataAAGGCAGAGGTGACTCGTTTGCTGCAACTGTGGTAATTAAGTTTTTTCATCCTTAGGACATGTGTTTTTACGTCAACTAAACCTATTTAAAGAAGCCATTATCCCCCCAGGAAGCAGTCTGCCGCTCAACTGAGTTTTATCGTTTGGCTAATTTAGAATGATTCCCAGTGTTGTTAGACCAAAACCAAACCTAGACTTTTGAACCAATCACAATACGCAGACAGTCAATTGAACCGATCACGGTAGACGCAAATTCTCAACGAAACCAATCACAATAGTCGCAGAAATTGAATTACACTAACTGAATCTATCAGGACGGAATTACATGTAGCCGGCGCTAACCACGACCACACCTGGGTAAGCTTTTGACTGTTATAGCGAGTACAAGAGTATGCAACGTGTATCAACAAACACCACTGAATTGTAGTCAACAGCTACTGGCgtcgtacaaacgacttattgttGGAATCAAgtaaaactaactacgagagatccactggacaactgacaatttgactagaCTAACAATGAAc from Porites lutea chromosome 1, jaPorLute2.1, whole genome shotgun sequence encodes the following:
- the LOC140942513 gene encoding uncharacterized protein, with translation MVRVLLFHYFKSQRVFFDSFQPTSITSTKDYLFLATGEMKVLVYSLELPNFPLFCQFPTISKPVNLICNERAKCVVTIEKKTERRRSRRSASTHSRAYFNWFKANLEEPVRTYVAGHSLKQSQEAEEAAKAFLALEIPTQFNVSDICCCPTSGNVAIAGETRVSLFRWNRYPQSDGSNTGTLSRDLEHFLDIEPSMSIKGLALSDSYLALRSNLDVQVLKLVFMLERESIPPSGRGKLSSHSATLQNRATTSGHVDQTQDYNQTNDDNCTLWSFDDCSLLSLSSKQPSVKSPDQDFMFPTIRKEKVFKDCLPECKEVLGPVSDVPGHPVTVVFGGLFGIGIAVDRPMLKVKGVTMLYRRFRAEQLSNDGNDAATLHTLQLLPTYTQGVPHIKEMQKSPLVSKSPSDPTLCGMCCLISGPKEGFLYDVFGSCKLLSYYKYTCDTISVSTCSGLLHAITRQGIETYTVRMYAAASDWVRGNVVVDVKLDQRHSSVEQLEVTVNMMKRIEENCQDLRGKSDVEFLVGSCDETTLNTSSVAVFPKSVESTRVVCKTNGHVDQEEPQNTAAISVTDLSSSASDSNTSSVAVSSKIVEPTRCVVCKTNGHIDQEEEQNTAADILNNDLPLSASDSNISSVAISSKRVEETSVVCKTNGHVEQEEPQSTATNIVTDDLPSSASHSNASSVAVFPKSVEPTSLSCKTGERVELEENEKTATSTVNDDLPLSESDSNVSDFESVDSTSCNNSKPPGTEISREMLPSNSECEPSPSDVTLTVDNSGRTLVRFTSRSRTPSPALAMKEGQNDSESSTENETVQSTRTFASASLGLSGSSGTKLSETAYFAAINKLTNDSGWTLPVFDLESLRKRCPPSSLDICLIGMYPFAGSQYVLATGERVVLLTRASHDALQRSKSFRNRPPKPQQEQGDSSKPDWTVYVLQNMESTQLYKAVMPLASRCQKHNAQAYQHLVCEQHMFLRNLCLASVTGQEDKKTKKVQKLLCESAANLADLYARIPSVYQDSADYFNMTGLSLRDIVNRAYHKSGQTTVAEGLIHFLDEKLLGFDEPVPVSENTAKKIFKLYSKGKPERVAEIILVSSLSGFSSDTALSALEDLKKAKFADGGVYSLSPLDNLVRAVLYLHQCEPDHAQAALFSIPKKKLVEVLTTHYYLLHEDGTHFTPLAQLLRKHQPAVFLQGLLQLHDKYILSLDTLLTLLGASRPDAHQNELAIGFMEAVLNDKGRGDSFAATVIPLCSVYLERIRSHRRKRQSTSSHQHVPKGEGHFGARHLWLNKVSPFQGSLTHSVPGCPCSKPSSPQCSPQLSRSSLFSGPSRRGAGVMYTGDTSMRVHECCCCCCNEDLLKLQALLCSKFVSSDVCDFVLRRIEDQKMKDMTSIFLLCLPHVNRYTEAVAVILEDFPEIILPYADTYFDQDVEKWSHLLKTILDLCKEGPNSDDSEFKKESIVAVLRGTLQQLCTIVTPNEFLALLPNDGCIGFFLPYLQQCYSRCASDLVNKRLVTRTRQLTS